From Aegilops tauschii subsp. strangulata cultivar AL8/78 chromosome 5, Aet v6.0, whole genome shotgun sequence:
ctcccatgaacctctcaaaggggaacatattgtgtagaaatacgggccccagaatgacaatctcgtcgactagatgaactaggacgtgcgtcatgatattgaagaaggatggtgggaacaccagctcgaaattgacaagacattgcgtcacatcactccttagccttggtatgatttctggatcgatcaccttctgagagattgcattgaggaatgcacatagcttcacaatggctaatcggacgttttccggtagaagccccctcaatgcaaccggaagcagttgcgtcataatcacgtggcagtcatgagactttaggttctggaactttttctctggcatatttattattcccttcatattcgacgagaagccagtcgggaccttcatactgagcaggcattcaaagaagatttctttctcttctttcgtaagagcgtagctggcaggaccttcatactgcttcggaggcatgccgtctttttcgtgcaaacgttgcaggttctcccgtgcctcaggtgtatcttttgtcttcccatacacgcccaagaagcctagcaggttcacgccaaggttcttcgtcacgtgcatcacgtcgattgaagagcggacctctagctctttccagtagggtaggtcccaaaatatagatttcttcttccacatgggtgcgtgtccctcagcgtcattcggaacagctagtccgccgggaccctttccaaagattacgtgtaaatcattgaccatagcaagtacgtgatcaccggtacgcatggcgggcttcttccggtgatctgcctcgcctttgaaatgcttgcctttctttcgacattgatggttggtcggaagaaatcgacgatggcccaggtacacattcttcctgcttttgtccaggtatatactttcagtgtcatctaaacagtgcgtgcatgcgtggtatcccttgtttgtctgtcctgaaaggttactgagagcgagccaatcgttgatggttacaaacagcaacgcgtgtaggttaaattcctcctgtttgtgctcatcccacgttcgtacaccgtttccattccacagctgtaaaagttcttcacctaatggccttaggtacacatcaatgtcgttgtcgggttgcttagggccttggatgagaactggcatcataatgaacttccgcttcatgcacatccaaggaggaaggttatacatacatagagtcacgggccaggtgctgtgattgctgctctgctccccgaaaggattaatgccatccgcgcttaaaccaaaccatacgttccttgggtcagctgcaaactcagcccagtactttctctcgatttttctccactgcgacccgtcaacgggtgctctcaacttcccgtctttcttacggtcctcactgtgccatcgcatcaacttggcatgctcttcgtttctgaacagacgtttcaaacgtggtattataggagcataccacatcaccttcgcaggaaccctcttcctggggggctcgccgtcaacatcaccagggtcatctcgtcttaTCTTATACctcaatgcaccgcataccgggcatgcgttcagatccttgtacgcaccccggtagaggatgcagtcattagggcatgcatgtatcttctgcacctccaatcctagagggcatacgaccttctttgctgcgtatgtactgtcgggcaattcgttatcctttggaagcttcttcttcaatattttcaatagcttctcaaatcctttgtcaggcacagcattctctgccttccactgcagcaattccagtacggtaccgagctttgtgttgccatcttcgcaattggggtacaacccttttttgtgatcctctaacatgcgatcgaacttcagcttctccttttgactttcgcattgcgtccttgcatcgactatgacccggcggagatcatcatcatcgggcactggttcctcttgatcttcagcagcttccccccttgcagcatcattgggcacatcgtctggttcctcttgatcttcagcagcttcccccgttgcagcatcaccgtattcagggggcacatagttgtcatcgtcctcttcttcttcaccgtcttccatcataagccctatttctccgtgcctcgtccaaacattatagtgtggcatgaaacccttgtaaagcaggtgggtgtgaaggattttccggtcagagtaagacttcgtattcccacatatagggcatggacaacacataaaaccattctgcttgtttgcctcagccacttcgagaaaatcatgcacgcccttaatgtactcggaggtgtgtctgtcaccgtacatccattgccggttcatctgcgtgcattatatataattaagtgtgtcaaaaaccattacagaacatcatgaatagataattaagtgaccaaattaatagaagttcatcatcacattaaaaccaaagtacatacatagttctcatctaacaacatatatatagctctctagagcatctaattaattaaaccatacattgaaactatgtaaaacatttcaatgcgaaaacaaatgcgatcataatcgcaaccaaggtaacaattgatccaacggcataatgataccaagcctcggtatgaatggcatattttctaatctttctaatcttcaagcgcattgcatccatcttgatcttgtgatcatcgacgacatccgcaacatgcaactccaatatcatcttctcctcctcaatttttttttcctttaaataattgttttcttcttcaactaaatttaacctctcgacaatagggtcggttagaatttccggttcaaccacctcctagataaataaaatctatgtcatgttggtcggtatatttgtcataaacaataaatgaaccaaatagttataaaaagataatatataccacatccgaatcatagacaggacgagggccgacgggggcggataccaaaaccatcgcactatgtaataagaaggaataataaaagtaacaaaattagacaagtaactatctaaagtaagaattttttcctttcagaaagaagataagaacaagaggctcaccacggtggtgctggcgacgagatcggcgcgggcgatcgacggcggtgaagacggggacgggacgtgacggactgctaaacctagacaaatctcggggaaaatggagttcggaggtcgagtttcgagaggacaaagattaactagtgtggctcagacatttcatcgaacacctcatgtgcataggaggtgagctagagcacccaaatgccctcccctcgccagccagaaaaaacagagcactctggagtgctctgctgtggcgatgggatatatatagggaactcagtggtcccggttcgtggcaccaaccgggactaaaggcctttggtcctggtaggtgccacgaaccgggaccaatgccccctttagtcccggttggtggcaccaaccgggaccaaaggccttgtgctgccacacgtcaaaagtttagtcccacctcgctagttgagagagctcgagagtggtttataagcgctgttgcgcccaccctctcgaactcctctcaactacaggctttcgggcctaactgttctctttgcctgtggggcctactgggccttctgcgggcctgaatcctggcccatggatgggtttctagtcgtattcaggccgtggtggcccagtaggtggcataatttttttcctctgtttttttttcttttttgctttattgttttgttttgtttctacttacaacaaaaaacttatttattttatttctaattacttatgtattttactttaattattttatttttatttattttactgctgctatttttatttattttactgctgctatttttacttaatttattaaggtttatttattgtagttactatagtttattttattaaggtttatttagttttatttattttattaagatttatttattttataaatgtaaaaaaatgaacatagatgcgcttatagagaaaattaaacctaaattcataataaatttctatgaaatttactgtgaatttaggtcaaattccctatataagggcatctattttcactttaagagaagctcaacaaggcagagagggatgGGCTTATAAACtagtgtgagcgcccttcggttggcgaggtgggactaaacactggccgcaactaggaccagccctttagtcccggtttgtggtatgaaccgggactaaagggtggtgggccaggagcgtggtccattggtcccggtttgtcccaccaaccgggaccaacgggtccggacgaaccgggaccaatgcccccacgaggcccggcaggcccctggccgcacgaatggggaccaatgctcacattagtcccggttcgtgactgaaccgggactaatgtgaatattgccctgtgaccaaagcccagttttctactagtgttactTCTGGGCTTAGGGCTTTTCCTTGTTGAGAAATCCAGGGCATAGGATTAGTAAAGGAGGAGACCACCATATGGGCCTATTTTAGTTTGAGTTATGCCTCATAGGGAGGCGGCTGGGGGGGGGGGCTACTGCGAGAAGTCAACCCCGAAGTGGTGAAGGATTCGCCGCCAACGACGTTGCCTGGAATGACCACCATTTGTCCATCTCCTGACCATCCTTTCTAGCGCTTGTGAACGGTATTCAGAGCAGTCACCATTGAAGTAGGGAGGTACAAGCCTCAGGCAAAAAAAACCTAGACGTTGTCATCGTCGCCTCGTTGGTAGCAAGATAAACCAAATCCTCTGCGACAACCCTCACAACCCCCTCGAGGCCTCAACCTCACCACTCAGGGCGCCAGACCATGGAGATTTTATTTCAACCGCCGATGCCACTACCATCCAAAACACCACTTGGAGGAGACACAAACCTAGCCTAGACTATTGAACACATGCAAAACAAGATCCCGACGTTCCCATCCCTCCCACCGCTAGAGTAACCGACAAAGGTGAGGAAACCCTGGTAACACTGGTGGTCGGGGCGCCCTTCTCTGTCTCCTCTCTATAACTTATCTTTGCTGCTTTCATCTAACTAAATCAGATTTGATCAGTAGAGCCAATTGTTGACTTTTCAATGACGGATAGATAGGTTGGATATTGGCAATGCGTGAAAAGAGGGGTTTAGAAAAAAAACTGGATGACAAGTTAAAAAAAACGTGAATCAAAAAAAGAGAGACAAATATCTGCCTAATACTATGTCCTAATCTGTATATTTCTTTCGCCCATCCTTTCTTCTGGGCTTTttctagttttttttttttttgaaacgatAGGGGTTGCCCCTGCCCCAACTTTTTATTAAAAAAGCAAAGGCAACCACAACAGTCTGTTAACAGCTCTCGGCTCCAGCCAGAACGTAGCTGCAGCAGAATTATTACAAGGAGAGATCAACTAAAGGTTCGATCGCAATCACATGGAGAGCTGGAGGAGCACATCGCCGACGGCGGCCGGCTGTAGCATGCCGAGGTCTGTGATCAGAAGCTCCAGGTACTTGGACTGGGTGTAGTCCCTCGCCGGCGCCTCGACGTCCACGCCGGCCGGCACTGGCACGTCGCCGAAGTCCACGTCTCGGCCACCGCCCTGCTCGATGTCTTTCTGTCCCAGAGGATACAGCCTCGCGAACTTGTAGCTCTCTGCTGCCACATAGACAGGCTTGCCCATGGAGCGAGCCACCAGGGCGACCTGGTACGTGCCAACGGCGCCGACCACGCCGCCGGTCTCGGCGACCAAGTCGGCGCCTACCAGCACCACGTCGACCTGGCCCATCGAGTAGGCCACCGCCGAGTCGAGCAGGACCCTCGCCGGCACACCGGCCGCCGCGAGCTCCCCGGCCAGCCTCAGCCCCGCGCCGTCCGGCCTACCCTCTGCATGCAAGACGAAATCAAATTAGGCTCCAAACTTTTATTGGCAATGTCACGAAGGTTTGGTTATTTCACGAGTTATAATGATGCCTGCGTAGCGTACCGGTGCATAGGACCAGGAGGCGCTTGCCGCTGGTGCCGGCCAGCCGGAGAGCGTCGAGCAGGGGCGGCGAGTGGCCGTGCACCAGCAAGGTGCAGCCGTCCAGCAAGAAGTCCTGGCAGAGCGTCGCGATGGTCCCGCGCGCGCCTCGGCAGATGTCCCCGAACCTGCTGGCGCGGCTGACCAGGCGGCGTTTGAGGGCGGGGAACTGGGCGGGCTGATCATCGgcgacggcgccgccgccgcgccgtacGTACCGGACGAACATGTCGCATGCAGCCGAGAGCGCGCCGTACGGCTCGCTATCCAGACACTGCAAGTTTCCATCCATCAACGCGTCGTCGATCAGGCATAAAACGAGTCTACATACGGTTCGCGTGTGCAAAAATTGATTAGAAACTCGATCGGTAGAGAGAGAGATCAAGAGCTCAAGAGCTGACCTTGAGTTCCTCCGCGGCTGCCTGGAGCTCGGCTTGGATCCCCGCCATGGTGTCGGCCTTGCTGGACCGGACGGCGTCGACGAGCGCCATGACCGCCGCCACGGCCCCGTCGGCCCCCTCTTTCTTCCACTGGTCCAAGCATCCAGCGATTCTTGGCGTCTCCGTCTCGGCCATTGTCGACGCGGCGGAGGTAGAAGCAGTAACACGATCTTGCAGGGAAGCAGCGGTTATTGGTGCAGCTAAAGAATTCAGGGAGAGGAGCCATGATTTCCATCGTGGACGACGATCGATCCGCTTACGCCGTCGTGGTTTCCATCGTGACAAGTTTTGCCTTCGAGTTGCGACTCCTTCTGCTCCGGTTCCGGAGGGGACACGTCGTATATATGGACATCGACGTATTATGGGCCATATAAGGCCTGTTTGTTCGGTCCACGATTCGAGTTCTTTAGGCCCGGCCCAGCTCGAAGGGAAGAGTGTCGTGAACCCTAATAAGCGATCTGTTCCACGCAAATCCGCCGCCAGGGAACACAAACAATGGACATTCCGCTGccgggcgggggcggcgaggtcTCGGAGGACTACTCCCCGGCGGCCACCGTCGTGCCCTTCGACCCGCCCCTCCCTCTGCTTCGCGCGCCAGTCCCTTCCTCTTCCTCCGCCGACCCCCCCGTCCTCGCCTTCCGCGACGCCGCGAGCTGGCGCGCCGCCTGGGAGGCTGCCGAGGCCAGCCTCTTCTCCCAGTGCGAGGTAAACCCCTACCTCTCATCTCATATACATGTATGTTCCCTCTCGGCTCTCGCCAACCTAATTAATCTGCATCTGTTACGCATGCCTGAATCATCACATGACGAGACGCCGATTGTTTAGACTTACTTGGCGCCGGTTGTTTAGATCTGTAAGGTAGACGCTGATTGCAGATGGCAGCGCAGTTCCTAGCACCGTAAGCATTTGCCTCATTTGTTCTTGCAGCTGGCCGAGCTGCCTTGCGCTAGTCAATGCCAGGCAGCAAGTTTAGCAGCTGCGTACATCAAACAGTGCAGACAAACCCCTGACTAGTACCCAAGATTACTTACTATTCGGGGTTTCCATAAGAGGCATGACATATTTGTCCCTGGAAGACAAGGAATGTCTACTTTTGCAGCTGGCCGAGCTGACTTGCTCTAGTACTGCTAGTCGGTAAATTTCTCAGCTGCGCACAGTGAAGAGAGCAAAAACCACTTCATGGCTGCTTAGCTTTAGCTGTCTTGGTTGGTGATGTTCTACAGTTGAAAAATTGGCAAATGAAATGCACCTTTTGTATCGTTAATCTTTTGTGTCGTCGTTTTGTTTTGTGGAGAAAGTGCCAATAATCAGATTAGGATCTTGCAAGTCTGCATCTATTATAGTAGATGCCAATATTAAACTGCATGTGGGTGTATAGTTATATGTTGTATTGTGTGATTAAGCATTTGAGGTGCATCTTTGAGTTTTCACCTTGAGAGTTCTTACTGTCAGAATTCATTCTTGATATGACAAGAGTAAATTGGATTTATCTGGAGCAAATCTACTGTGCATGTTGGTTAGTAGTATGACAAGTGTATATGTTGTGTATTTTGTATACAAGTAGAAGCTTTGCATCCTAAAGATCTCCAGTGGTCTAAGCCCATTTGGCTTGCGTTCATCATTCCTAATTGCATGATGTACTTAATCCCCCTAACTGTGAACAATGGATCTTTTCCTGCAAATGGAATGAACAGCGGATTGGTTCATCATTTTGCAGGCTGGTGCACGCTCCGGCTGTTCAATCACTGCAACACGAAAATGCAAGCCCCCCTGGTGGAAAGGTTTGTTTGGAGGTGCAACAACCAACTATCAAGAAAGAGAAGAATGTGAAGAACGAGAAATGGCCTCTTGTCTTGAATCAGCAAAGGAGGCTTGCATTAAGTTTTCAAAGCAAAAATGTAATGCACCGTTCCAAGATGCAAGGATTGCCTCTGAAGGCCTCCTTGAAAATACAGATTTTGTTGTCTGGGATGCTGGGCGTAACAAGACAGCATCAGCATCCTCATCTGTTGTAAACAGCCGCTACTCATCCAATCCTGGGCTTGGTGTTACAAACTACAAAGGAAGTGACTTGCTAGACAGCTTAGCATCTGAAGGCAATAGCAACTCAGGGCGATGAATTATCAAAGGCACCACTGTGGTCAGCGCTCAGGAGATCGCACATATTATTTGGAGCTGGATTCATCATCAATGAAATAATGGTATGGCATTTTCGAGGTCTGTGTTCTCCTATTATTTGGTTTTCTGTTGCTACAGTTGGCTCCGTGGCAAGAAAAACAGACATATTTGATAGAAGAAGACTGCGGCTGCGAGGCTTGAGATTGAATGGCTAGCATTCTGAAGTCTCGCGAGGCCAAGAAGATTAAGAATATTTGGATAATGTTTCCTGCCACTGTCTTGGCCGTTTCTGTTGATTTTGATGCTGGGCAGAGGCGACACAAGATGCAAAAGATGTACATCAAATGCATAAGGGGTGTAATGTGTAGCAGTAGCAGTATCGGTGAATATGTAGTagtccctccgttcctaaatataagtctttgtagagatttcactatgaatcacatacggatgtatatagatgcattttagagtgtagattcattcattttgctccgtatgtggtctatagtgaaatctctccaaagacttatatttaggaacggagggagtatatgttaaTCATTTGTTGCTGTAAATAAATCACGCCCAGCTGAAGTCGATGAAAACCACACTATCCAAGTGCCCATCTGGTTGTTTTATCTTTCAGAAAAGATGCTCATATACCAAAGACAACATTCTGAAACAACCATGGCTACACTTGTCACTGGCTAGTCATTCTAAAGGTGGTAAATTTTAGAAATTCTCCTTTTTCACATCGTTTAGTGTGAGCCGGAATTAGTAGTGTATGTATCAAGAAGTGTTGGCTCTAACCTGAAAGCATATTGGTGGTCTTCAAGATATTTCCAGCCCCACAAATATCAAGAAAAACATGCTTCCAATTGCTCGCACGGTCGCAAGAACAGGGTAGCTTGCTTAGATGCTACGAAGATATTTATAAGTTGATCTCATACAGAATTTCTGGTTCCTAAAGTTCATGTGCCAGTCATAAAACACACTGATCGACCCTGATTCAATGAAGACTAAGGTAAGAAAATAAGCTAAGCTCCGCAAATAAGTTGAACCGTAGAAGTAACATCAGCTGATACACTGGTTTTTAGCCAATCACAATGGCGAAAGGGGCACCGACTTGCCGAGCTTGCTCAGGAGAAGCAACTTTTATGGTTCCAACAGGCTCGCATACACCGTACTTGCTCTTATGCAATTACCGCGTATGTCCATGTTGTGATATTATCTGAAACCAGACATATTGCATGGTACTctctccgtaaagaaatataagagcgtctAGATCACTATAGAGGGAGTATAAATCAATGTTGTTCAAACATGACACTAAACCACTAAAAGATGAGGATATTTCACCTGCAAAAGCCTTCGTCTGCTTAAAACAGGCATCACAGAAGTCCTCCCGGCTTTCCTCTTCACCAACAGTTCTCCTATGCATGTCATACATAATCTTAAGATTTTCACACAAGGCATATGCAGCTTTCTTCATGATAAAATGCATTGTATGAAGTTGTTAGATCACATAGTCATCATTACATGACATGCATCTCTTCAAGATTCAAGACTGTTTATTCAGCTATCTCTCAACCTTGTGCCAAAGGGCCAACGGATATACCTATAATATTTGTGATGCAAAAAAAAAAGGTATTTTGATTCTTATAAATAGAGGTGCAAAGTTCGATCCATTTGGTATTCTAGCACGTAGACCAAAGGATAAAAGAGTTCAGAAAATCGTCAGTAAAAACTTTAAGAAAGAAGCAGAACTTAGCGAGGCAGGTCTGTCCAAGAAACAAGCTCTCGCTCCATGGTGCAGCATTGGGTGCCACCCTGAGCTGACGACGAACTAGCAGCCGAGAACAACTCATCATGCCGTGTGCCGGGACTAGCACCATAATAATTTGAAGGTAACAATGGCATGGCTTCTTTGTTCATCTCTAACTCATGGTTTTTCTTCACTACCATCTTCCCTCTAAGGAGCTGCAGCCTTAGCTCCACTTCTTTCATGGTAGGCCTATCTTCTCCCTTATGCCTCTTTGTCAATCTGTCTATCATTACCTTCCTTGAAAatctgagctttgatgatctcCATCATAGTGTTATCTTGTAGACTCTGAACAAAGTAGTTGCATAGGCTTAGCTTTTCACCACAGGAATCAAGGAAGATTGGCTTCTTCCTTGTCAGGAGCTCAACGATCATCACACTGAAACTGTAAACATCGCTCTTCTGAGTTAGCTGGCCAGTACGGTGATACTCAGGATCCAAGTTTCCAAATGTACCCTGCACTGTAGTGACCACACGAGTTTCATCGATGGAAATGGATCTCGAAGCACCAAAGTCTGCAACCTTTGCAGTGAGGTTATCAGTCAAGAGTATATTGGCGGATTTCACATCTCTGTGAAAGATTGGTATGGAAGCAGTGGAATGGAGGTAATTAAGCAAGCGCACTTGCTGCCTTGCTAGCAATTCTGATACGATCATCCCATGTTAACAAGCATCTAGCACTCACCTGGTCACCATGAAGATGTTCAGACAGTGTGCCGTTGGAGATGAACTCATACACGAGCAAAGGCACCTCCGACTCAAGGCAACACCCAAAAAGTTTTACCACGTTTCGATGATTGATTTGCGACAAGATTGCAAGCTCGTTGCCGAATTGATCAATCTCTCTTTGATATACCATTTTGGACTTCTTTATGGCCACCACACGTTGATCTGATAAGATTCCCTTGTAAACGGTGTCATGCCCTCCACAGCCTATAATGCGCGTGGAGTCGAAATTGTCTGTTGCCTTCTCTAACTcatccaatgaaaatattttagTGCTATGTGTGGCACTTTCATCGGATGAGATTAATTGCTCCAAGAGGAGGCCTTTGTTTTTCCTGAAGTGTGCTTTCCGAACTCTCTTTTTAATGCTTCTCTTCCACATCCAGACCAACAATATTGAAA
This genomic window contains:
- the LOC109777960 gene encoding uncharacterized protein; protein product: MAETETPRIAGCLDQWKKEGADGAVAAVMALVDAVRSSKADTMAGIQAELQAAAEELKCLDSEPYGALSAACDMFVRYVRRGGGAVADDQPAQFPALKRRLVSRASRFGDICRGARGTIATLCQDFLLDGCTLLVHGHSPPLLDALRLAGTSGKRLLVLCTEGRPDGAGLRLAGELAAAGVPARVLLDSAVAYSMGQVDVVLVGADLVAETGGVVGAVGTYQVALVARSMGKPVYVAAESYKFARLYPLGQKDIEQGGGRDVDFGDVPVPAGVDVEAPARDYTQSKYLELLITDLGMLQPAAVGDVLLQLSM
- the LOC109777967 gene encoding uncharacterized protein, which produces MDIPLPGGGGEVSEDYSPAATVVPFDPPLPLLRAPVPSSSSADPPVLAFRDAASWRAAWEAAEASLFSQCEAGARSGCSITATRKCKPPWWKGLFGGATTNYQEREECEEREMASCLESAKEACIKFSKQKCNAPFQDARIASEGLLENTDFVVWDAGRNKTASASSSVVNSRYSSNPGLGVTNYKGSDLLDSLASEGNSNSGR